CATTTGGAGGACAAATCTCCCTGGGCTCCATACTGGGCTTCACTGCTCTCTGGAACATATTCTTCCATTACCTTCTCATTTCTAGTGGGTTTGGAATAGTCTTGCATATTTCTCTGTCCTTtccattgtatttgaaagtctttcctTGGATGGTTTTTAGAACTCTCCTAGCATCAAGGACCTGACAGtctaaaagaggaaaacaacagaaaaaaatgatgaaaacagGTTGGAGTGTGGAGCAGATACCCCAGTTCAGGTtctcagagaagtcccaaagatgttgagccaggtgagaaatgagatttgtgaaatgagctttctccttaaatggaggtttggagttCATGGTGAGAAGTGGATGTGGGAGGCTTGCAAagatagctcagtgtttgagaggctcctaaggaaagtgtgggagagaagaggtttaGGGCTGCATACCAAAGTGAAGGTGTACAGagctattgtgctgacctcattgttgtgtgcctCTGAAAGCTGAACAGTATAACAGCTGCATGCCAGGAAAcggaatcatttccatttgaatcatcttaggaagattctgaagatcatctggcaagataatgtgctggacactgaggtccttgctCAAGTTAGATTGCCAAGCATTCacattctactgcagagagcacaactgatggactggccatgttGGTCAAATGCCAAAAGtctgtttgcctaaaagactatttcctGGAGAACACATGCCAAGAAGGCACTCACaaggtggtcagaagaaatgataacaAGGACATTCCCAAGGTCTCTGAGGAATTTTGTAATCAATTGTCAGGCATGGGAGCCCCTagcaaaggaccacccagcatagcttgcccacatcaaagaaagtgtTGTTTTTGCTAGCAAAGCAGAAGTATGGTAGCTCAAAAGCATGGTGAGATGTGCAGATTCAGGgccatctccaccccaaatgttcacatggagtATTTGCTCCCATAAGATGTTTTGGCCATGACATATAATATTCAGGCAGCCTCAAGCCCTCAATGTAACAACAGATAACTCTCCTTCACTTGGCCAGAAAGTCTCATCTCCCTCAGTTCAGTCCAGATTGTAATTAGTGTGTCTTATGAATCATTTTCATGTCTTATCTAGATAAGACTTTGTTTCAGACTCTCAGGAAATTAACtagatatttctttttctttcctctcttttctataATCAAACATTAtgctcctcccctgcccccaaaatcACTGTACTTGACAGCTTCTCATAAAATTCACAGAATTTTATTGATAGCGCATTGCTTTTATCAGCACTGATAAGGAAGaaatttcacatcatcttctctctttctcctccagaaatCTTTCTGCCTAACAGATAAAACACCCACTTTGTCCCATGTGCCATAGAGAGACACATTCCACAGTAAGACATTCCTCCACTTTATTCCAACTGATGATATCAAATACTTTCCCCAATATTCCATTGAGCTCTTAATGACTATGGTTTTAAGTGTTGATTCTGATACTCTACAAGGCTATGACTTTTAGGTAAATCCCCTTTCTGtgcttcattttcatcttctcaCTGGATGAGGGTTAGACTGCATGAATTCTGGAGTCTTTTTCAGGTCTAAATCTTGTGACTCTTGCTGATTTAGGAGTTGGTGACATTCCAGGATGTGGCTGTAGACTTCACCCCAGAAGAGTTGGGCCTCTTAGCCCATCCTCAGAAGGAGTTGTACAAGGaggtcatgctggagaatgccCAGAACTTGCTCTTCTTGGGTAAGGACATTTGCCCTAGCCAATCTGAGTCTGCTATCAAAGGGAATATCTTCATCCCTCAATGTGCTGGCTTTGGAGCATTTATCCGTTACTAGAAAGGGAAAAGTGCTGATGTCCTGTGTCCAAGAGACAGGGTCCTCCTGTTCCCTGGTTTTCCTATAAAAGGTCAATACATTGTGTGAAGACAACATGAAGGTTTCCTTGTTGCCCCTGAAGCTCCTGAATCTCTTACCAGTTTTAGGGAGCTTGAGATCAAAGATTAGATCAGTGTTGAAGCATCTCAGATGTAGAACTAATCACTTGGGGAATTTAGTCCAACTCTTCCTGGACATGAATTTTGTCTGCCAAATATCTAAAGACTGCTTGACTGGCTTTTCTTTGCAACCACTTCCTTTTTGGGAAGGGCCGAGTATTTAGGATATCCTTCTTTTCTGCACTCAATTTGTGGCTCACAACTCCTAGTTGTGCCTAGTATGACACATTTGTCCTTAACCTCCCTTTCCTTTGCCTCCACATTCCAGCACagatggtgggaaaggaagggaataaggctTTCTCTTCACCTGCTGTTCACCAGCTGTTGAGCtaagtgctttctttacaatattatgtTATTAGGTGATATTATTACCCCCTTTTGAcctttgaggaaatggaagcaaacagaggttaagtgacttttccaaaggcaCACAGCTCATAatttgtctgaggctagatttacaCCCTggcatttctgactccaggcccagggcttggTCTACTGcactaccagctgcctctaatttcTAGATAATAGCAACTATGGAATGAGTCCATCCTCCTATGAAGAAGCTGCACCAAGATTAAATTTTCTCATTCCACATTGGCTTCATGACCTTCTCCCCCACATCTCCCCAAAGCTCCCCAAAATAAATGCAATGGAAACCATATTTAAGGACTTCTGGGAACCATCCTGTGCTCCTTGCTTGCATGCCCCTATCAATGGCAGGAAGAACAGACTGGCCAAAAATCAGAATTTGAGTAACTAAGGTTCACTGAGTTCCTCAACAGGCAGTGACTCCCTGAATGAACAGTAGCAAGGTTTTTATAGGTTTCAGGGAGTGAGGAATTGGGTAGGAGACAGAGCCAAAGCTGATTCATCAAGGACAAATTTGCTGGAGCTCAAGGCTGATCTGGTACATCCTACTTTGGTTACTTGAATTACAGCCATGAATGGGAGAATAAGTCAGATATGTGTTAATATGATGGAGTGATCCTCAAAACGGAGTAGCTTTGTATGTATACTGTTTTCCCTAAAGACAACTAAATTCCAAGTTTTTGTCCATGCTCATCCCTGATTCCCGATGCTCAGGGCTTCCAGTTCCCAGAGAATATTTGATGTATtctgaggaaagtgaagcacCATGGATGCTGGAAGAAGAAGGCCTGAGGAGCtgctgtccaggtgagtgaggtgAAAGCAGGTATATGAGAGGTGTGAGTACAGCAGGCTTCTGAGTGTTGTAGCAAAGGCAGTGCTGGATTTGAGTGCATAACACTCTACTTGGAATTGTTTTTCTGACATTTTCAGcctgtggacaagtcactaaaccccactgagtctcagttttcccttTTGTAAAAAGAGGAAATGGGACACCATGGCAATTAAGCTCTCTCCCAGtcataaatctgtgatcctaatatAAATCTTGGTTTGGAAATTGGGGGCATAGAACTTCCCTGAAAGTGCAAAAGGGGGTTAGGCTTTCCAATATGGGCTCTTTCTTAGACTTTCTTtaagtcagtgaacatttatgaAGTTCCTGCTATGTTCCAGACCCTCTGCTAAGCGCCAGGGATATAAAGAGATACAAAGATCATCCCCTGCTCTCCCGGAGATGAGACTGTTGGGGCAGATGACATGCCAACAATAATGTAGAAACCTGGTATGGACAAGAGAAATTGAAGCTCATTGGGACAGTGAAGGCACTAAAGTGAAGGAGGACTGGTCTCTAGCTGGGGTTTCAGGGAAGCCAGGgtgagcattctaggtatggagaTGACATGGAAAACCACAGGATCAGGAGGTGGAGTGTCCTGTTCACAGAACAGAAGGGAGGCCCATACCTCTGGATTATAGTATACTGGTGGGGATATGAGTTAAAAGAAAATTAGCAGATTAGGAGAGGGTTAGGTGATTAAGAGCCatagagaggattttatatttgatccttttcccagggagccactggaggttgtTGACGACATGGTGACATAGTCAGTCTAGAACTTTAGGAAGATGATCTTTGATAAATGGGTTGAGGCATGACCAGAGTCCAGGGAGACTTAAGGCAGCTGGAGCAAGTAGCAGTTTCTTGTAACACTTCAGGTGTGGGGTGTTTGGGGGCTGAACCAAGGCAGTAGCAGTGCTGGGAGAGACGGGGGTATATGGGAAAGATGTTACCTGGGTGGAATCATAGGACTGTGCAGCAGATTGAATATGGTGCTCAAGGGTGTGTGTTAGTTTGAAGGATTAGGAAGATGCCTTGGAGAGCATTAGGAAAGTAGGAGGATGGCAaggttgggggaaagaaaatgagtttggtTTGTGGAACAATGAGAGGAGTGtcaccaaaacagagaaagagagaaaggacggTGATTGACtgttaaaggctgcagagaaggcaagaagaaagagGGTGAAGAAATGGTCAGTGGATTTAGCAACTTTGAGGTTTTGGGTAAATTTGGAGAGAGGAATTTCAGTTGATAAGATATTGGGAGCTAGATTgcagagaatttcagagaaaacagaggAAAGGAGGTGGAGGCACCAGTTGTAACTAGGTATCTCCAGCTGTTtagacaaaaaaatggaagaaagatattGGAAACTATGTCTTGGGTTGAATGGATCAAGTGACCTTGTTTTGAGGATTAGAGAGAAATGGTTTTATTTGtggcagtagggaaggagtcaTTAGTGTGGGAGAGACTAGAAAGTACCAAAACAGGGGATGCTGGAGAGGCAGCATCCTAAGGAAGATGGTGTCCTGGAATGGGATGATTTGCACACCAAGTGGAAAGTGGAAAGCAGTTTGCTTTATCTAGCAGAAAGAGGCCATTTCATCTGCTAGTGgtgtcaaaaagggaaaaaaaagtatttaatatatGGGAAATGAGTATAAGATAACTTTTGGTAAGTATCCAGTTCTTTCAACAAACACATACAAGGCACATTTCTCTGCTGAGAATGTgagtgggtgggggggggcggggggggggtgttgcTTGGACCATGGGAGCAAGTAGTGAGGGACTGttgggaaagaataaaaagaattggaaaagctgctgtggtgaAGGAGATGGGAAGTCAGTTATGTGGTTTTCagccatttctgactcttcatgttgccatttggggttttcttggcaaagatcctggagtgatttgccatttccttttcagtctcattttacacatgaggaaaccaaggccaagaggCCTGAGTCACTTGGGCAGGGcctcaaagctagtaagtgtgtgaggctggatttaaacttgagtcttcctaaccagtactctctccaccccaccacctagctaccccaagggAGTCAGGGAGATGTCAAAGGATACCTTTACCACAGTGTGGTCCACCCTGAAATTACAGAGcctaaatttgtagtggactgtGGCAGCCTGGTTTTATgcatttctctctttccattcagCAACATCTAAATACTAGCAAAGGCTGTTGCCTGATTTAGAATTAATCTAAGGCTCTTCTTTACATAAATCATCAAACTGTGACCCTCCTTTGATCTCTGAGGCTCAATCTTTGGCCCCTTCTTGGAGAATCATTGGCCAGATTCATTGAGTTGACAGGCACTCTGGGTTTGGGGAAGTGGGAAGTAGAAATTGCCAGCTGTTTGATAGTGTGGGTTGCTTCAGGAGCCTAAAAAAAGTGTCACTATGGGTCTGGTTAGGTCCTGTCAGTGTTCGAATCAGACTGAGGTCACTCAAATAGGGGATAAGGTGCATGAATGAGACAGAAACAGGGCTGAGGCCAGAAGCTGCATTTGCCAAATAAGACAGACCAGAGGTAGAAGCTGGGCCCTGGTGTCAGCCTTGcttccagtcagtcagtcaataagtatggATTAAGCGCCTCCAGCTTTCTAGGCCCCTCACCaagctttaagaagggaaaagccagtccctgctgtcaaggagttcCCAATCTGGCATACAAACATTGAGATGGTTGAGAAGATGCAACAGGTGAGGAACCTTGGTCTTAGCTGATCCAGTGAAAGCAGAGTGTTTTGGCATGGAAATACATGCATTACAATGGGCCACAATGAGATATAATGGAACTCAAGGAGTGAAGCTAGTAATAGTTTAAGAAGGAGAATAGAATTAGGGAGGAAAGAGTCAAAATCAaaacaagaatgagaaaaatttCAGGTACCCCTCAGAGATATTGCAGATTCAGTTCCAGAGTCCTGCAGTAAACTGAATATTGCAATCAAGTGAGTCACCTGAATTTTTGGTTTTTCAGttcatataaaagttatgtttgcaACAAATTGTTGTCTATTACATGCATAATActatattgttttttaaaagtacatattttaatttaaaaacattttattggtAATAAACGTTTGCTATCATCTGAGTCTTCAGTGAGTCTTAATCTTCTTGCTGGTGGAGGCTCTGGCCCAATtcatggctgctgactgatcagggtagtGGTTGCTCAGAGTAGTAGGTTGCcatgtgaatttcttaaaataaggcaACAGTGAAGTTTGCCACATCAATTGACTCTTGTTTTCCCTTAAAATTAAAGCTCCATTGTAGGGTTGTGAATTGgccttatttcattatttttgtgtctcaggaaattaggaagacccaaaaagagggagagaaaagtcaAAAATGcaaaactaaaatttttttttctaaacaaaacagaacaaatgtAAGTGCAATCAAGACAGACCATCTAGTTCCATGGACAGAACATCCCCATTTGCATGGTTGGAGGTCTAGTTTCAGCTGCAGGGTTATTGGTCAGGTCACTCAGCTATTCTGAGCTCATGGCCTGACTTGGGAATATAATAAGCATGCTGGGTCTTCCAGTGTCACAGGTTTTTGTAGGGATCACATGTGATTGTGTGTGAAGTTCTTTGTAAGTCCAGTTATCTTGCAGATGGGAGCTAATGGCACTTTCAAATGATTTATTCTATACATTTCACTTTGAAGACTTTTCACCTGGGGAAGGAGGTTTTAGCTCAGGTAGTTTACTTTCTTGCTATGGAGGGAAaggattatatgtgtgtgtacatgtgtctctgtatatattttttgctGTGTGTTTCTTGTAGGAGAGATTAGACCTGAAATAAGGATTTCTGTGAAAGAAAGTCACAAAGAAAGCTTCATGTGTGATGGTTCCTGTGACTTCACTGGGAGAAAAATCTGTGCTGTATTTCACAGAATCCACAGAGGAAAGAAATCTTATAATTGTCATCATTGTGGGAAAGACATGAATCAACAGTCATCCCTGATTTGCCAAgaaaaaattcatactggagagaaaccacaTGAGTGTCACAAATGTGCTGAACCTTTTAGTGAACACTCATCCTTCAATATTCATCACAGTGTTCACAGTGACAagaaactttatgaatgtaatcagaGTGGAAAGGCTTGGAGTTACAGCTCTAGTCTTGCTATACATCAGAGCATCtgcactggagagaaaccatatgaatgtgaTAAATATGGAAAGGCATTCACACAGAGCTCGAaccttactcaacatcagagaatccacaatggtgagaaaccttatgaatgtaatcattgTGGAAAAGATTTCAGATTTAAAAGCCATCTTACTGTACATCAaggaatccacactggggagaaaccttatgaatgtaatcaatttGGAAAGGCTTACACAGAGAGCTCCGATCTTgctcaacatcagagaatccacactggagagaaaccatatgaatgcaatcaatgtggaaaggctttcagaatcAACTACAgtcttgctgtacatcagagagTTCACgatggggagaaaccttatgaatgtaatcagtgtggaaaggctttcacagagagctccagtcttgctgtacatcagagaatccacactggggagaaaccatatgaatgtaatgaatgtggaaaggctttcagaatcAACTCCCAACTtgttgcacatcagagaatccacaccggagggaaaccttatgaatgtgataaatacagaaaGGTATTCACACAGAGCTCCAaccttactcaacatcagagaatctACAATgttgagaaaccttatgaatgtaatcattgtggaaacacattcagATTTAAAAGCTATCTTACTgtacaccagagaattcacactggggagaagccttatgaatgtaatcaatgtggaaaagctttcagaaAAAACTATTGGCTTATTACACATAAGAGAATccatactggggagaaaccttatgaatgtaatcaatgtggaaaggctttcagaaaaAATTCTGGTCTTATTAGACAtaagagaatccatactggagagagaccttatgaatgtaatcagtgtagaaaggctttcacagAGAGTTCCAgtcttgctgtacatcagagaatccacactggggagaaaccttatgaatgtaatcaatgtggaaaggctttcagaaaaAACTATAGTCTTActtcacatcagagaatccacactggggagaaaccttatgaatgtaatcaatgtggaaaagctttcacagAGAGCTCCAGTCTTACTTCACataagagaatccacactggggagaaaccttatgaatgtaagcaTTGTGGAAAGGCCTTCACAGAGAGCTCCAGtcttactgtacatcagagaatccacactggggagaaaccttatcagtgtaatcagtgtggaaaggccttcacGGAGAGCTCCAGTCTTGCTaagcatcagagaatccacactggagagaaaccttatcaatgtaatcaatgtggaaaggccttcacaGAGAGCTCCAGtcttactgtacatcagagaatccacactggagagaaaccttatgaatgtaatcaatgtggaaaggctttcagagagAGCTCCACTCTTGCTaagcatcagagaatccacactggggagaaaccttatgaatgtaatcaatgcgGAAAAGCTTTCAGAATGAACTCCAaacttgctgcacatcagagaatccacactggggagaaacatTATGAATGTGATCAACGTGGAAAGGCTTTCGATTTAAGGTATAGTCTCgttgtacatcagagaatccatgcTGGAGataaaccttatgaatgtaatcagtgtggaaaggcttttccAGAGATGTCCAGTcttactgcacatcagagaagccacactggggagaaacccttgtgaatgtaatcaatgtggaaaggctttcccaCAGAGTTCCAGTCTTGATCGACATCAGAGAATGCACATTGTAGAGAAACCTAATGTCATAAAAACGTATGTAGACTCTCACTTTAGTATACAAATGTGATGCAGCAAAGACCAAGAGCCATAATTTCTGGATTTAATTAATTATTGCCAgtgaataattaacaaaataatgatTGTTTAGCTGTATGTTGTCAACCAAAAACTAATCATGGAGTCCTGTCAACACTTATATGCCCGTAGAGAAGTGGTGTAACCAACAGGCGTAAAACAATTCTAATTGGTTAAAACCTAATGAGAACGAGTATTGTAATGAGCAGTTGACATATTCTACTGAGTGGCTGGGGGATATGACTCATGACTCTACCTTGAACAGGGAGTCTCATTCCTATCCAGATCTGTCTGACTAAAACACAATCGGCCCAAATTCACCTAGACTAAAATCTCTTTACCTTTTGGTCAGATCTAAACTTTCCCAGCAGGCTAAGTGTTATCCAATATTTCATCTCATTATTATCCCTGCCTTTCAAAGGTTGGCTGAATCACCTGCAGGGGCTGATTTCTGAACAAGGAAGGGGGAAGATGGCATATGCTTAATCCTGATTCAATAATTGGTCACTAAACATTTCTCTCACATCACAGAATCCATTCTAGAGGACATATCTCATTAATATAATCAATATGAAAGATGTTCAGGCACAGTCATTCCTTATTTCCCATCAGAATTCACATGTAGTAGAAATCATATTCCTGTAATGATTGGAAAGACATTCAGATGGACTATAGAACTTGCTAGACATCAGAAATTTTGCCTTATGAACAAGCCCTATGGATAGATCTACAGCTAGAGATCATCTCTTCCTTCACATCAAGGATTCATAGTGGAGAGAAGACTTATGAATGTGTTCAATGTGGACTTGCCTTTTCCTGGAATAGGCAAGTCACTAGATAACACAATATTCACACGGGAAGGAAGCCTGATAAAAGCAGTAATTGTGGGAAGCCCTTTATCTGGAGCTCATAAATTTGTGTACATTATGTACCCCAATGTGTACATTGGAGTAATCTTCCTGGAGAGAAAACTTATGGATCTAATCAATGAGGGATGTCCTGTCTCTTCGGCACAGACCTCATTAGACATTACATATTTCATATAGTGCATGAATCCCTAAAAATGGATTGAATTTTTCTCTGAAATCCCAAGGTCTCTCGTGACTCTCCTGAAATATTCCATGGCCCCCTAGGGTGAGGCCTGCCACTGGCTTGCTCATTTAACTGCACTCTCCTCCCAGTATAGTAAGACACCTTTCCTGCTCACCCTCCAAGCTTTCCTAGGCTGGTAATCTGCCCCGCTGCTCCAAAATTGGCTCTAAGCCATTATTGTAAGGTTGTTTGGAAGAGCCCAGGAAAGTTACTGCCTCAccttgccatcttggctccagaagTCCTTATGCCCATTTTTGCAGGAAATATTGCCTTGATAGCTGAAATTTTCTTGAAcatatctcttgtctttcccattcatttcttttcttctatttctttgtattgctcatttaaaaaaccttatctctccttgctcttCTCTAGAATTCTAAATtcatttggctgtctcttctccttttctcttctgcctttccttctttcctctgctaTCTGTAAGTCCTCATCACACagctattttgctttcttgctcttctttttatttGGAATATATTTAGTTgttgcctcctgtacaatattaaGAACTTCTCTCTGtggttcttcaggcactctatcagATTTAGTTCCCTGAATCTGTGCATCACTTCCAACTCCTATCCATAAGCAATGTTATTTAGGTTATATCTGTAGAGTCTAATGGTTTCCccctattttcttcaattagattCTGAATTTTGCAGTAAAAACCTCATGATCAGAGCCTCAGTCAGCTCCAGGTCATGTTTTGACTGATTGTATAGCACTTCACCACCTCTGCCTTTTCCCTAGAATTTGTTTTGGGTtttcagagaactgaggaactttggcctctttggagTCAGTGTTTGGAAGATAGACTtgttactgtgatgttgaatggcTTTCCTTGGATTTGAACAGTACTTGACTATACAATGGAAAAATCTTGCTGGAAATAGAGCTTAGGGATCTACTTAACAAGGTTAGGCCTCTTGTTCCAGACCTCATTAGATTTCCCACTATAAGAGACCTCATTAAACATCTAAAATTACTTACCGTGATTAAAGTCCTAGAAATATCATTGCTTTTTCTCCTGGAATCCTGACGTTTCTCATTGTTCTTCAATAATAATCCTTTGGATTTGTATTCTGGAATTTCTTTAGCTATTCAACATTTGATGTGTACTTaatttgtttcttgttctttgccTGCACAAAAGttctggtataaatattttgatgactgacTGCAGTCAGTCTAGATCATTAATATCATAACTGaacaaagtgattttctatgTAAGGTAATTTGGAAAATATATTCAACTGAATTAATGTCATTTATTTGGcaacatgtttttgttttaaatctgtCTTATCAAAACAAtaagatttgttttatttcttattttt
This region of Trichosurus vulpecula isolate mTriVul1 chromosome 3, mTriVul1.pri, whole genome shotgun sequence genomic DNA includes:
- the LOC118841598 gene encoding zinc finger protein 658B-like; protein product: MCDGSCDFTGRKICAVFHRIHRGKKSYNCHHCGKDMNQQSSLICQEKIHTGEKPHECHKCAEPFSEHSSFNIHHSVHSDKKLYECNQSGKAWSYSSSLAIHQSICTGEKPYECDKYGKAFTQSSNLTQHQRIHNGEKPYECNHCGKDFRFKSHLTVHQGIHTGEKPYECNQFGKAYTESSDLAQHQRIHTGEKPYECNQCGKAFRINYSLAVHQRVHDGEKPYECNQCGKAFTESSSLAVHQRIHTGEKPYECNECGKAFRINSQLVAHQRIHTGGKPYECDKYRKVFTQSSNLTQHQRIYNVEKPYECNHCGNTFRFKSYLTVHQRIHTGEKPYECNQCGKAFRKNYWLITHKRIHTGEKPYECNQCGKAFRKNSGLIRHKRIHTGERPYECNQCRKAFTESSSLAVHQRIHTGEKPYECNQCGKAFRKNYSLTSHQRIHTGEKPYECNQCGKAFTESSSLTSHKRIHTGEKPYECKHCGKAFTESSSLTVHQRIHTGEKPYQCNQCGKAFTESSSLAKHQRIHTGEKPYQCNQCGKAFTESSSLTVHQRIHTGEKPYECNQCGKAFRESSTLAKHQRIHTGEKPYECNQCGKAFRMNSKLAAHQRIHTGEKPYECNQCGKAFPEMSSLTAHQRSHTGEKPL